Proteins from a single region of Parambassis ranga chromosome 18, fParRan2.1, whole genome shotgun sequence:
- the rell1 gene encoding RELT-like protein 1 — protein MEDPTAVTLNQTTVDKKGGADTGNPDYIAFVLVPVFFLLGLLGVVICHVLKRKGYRCTTAQDDEEQCEEEDKDSELGEEMNDTISDNNDTLGQIVHCIMKNEANSDALKAMVHENSIDSDGLPQTPTSPGTPSPPMTPLSPLAPPGAAKHTCNHLHTISGLGGHKNICTRCSQKKWPLMRRPSARKAEHRRSQHGEITVLAVGRFRVTKFEKPTRERRTLLITDTNGSVATSPTEVEPKSRTTSESQQEQRDNVDKEKR, from the exons tGAATCAGACTACAGTTGACaaaaaaggtggagcagacacTGGCAACCCAGACTACATCGCCTTTGTGTTGGTGCCGGTTTTCTTCCTTCTGGGCCTGCTGGGGGTGGTGATATGCCATGTGTTGAAGAGGAAAGGCTATCGGTGCACCACTGCACAGGATGATGAGGagcagtgtgaggaggaggacaaggatTCAGAGCTGGGTGAAG agatGAATGACACCATCAGTGACAACAACGACACACTTGGACAGATTGTCCACTGCATCATGAAAAATGAAG CAAACTCGGACGCCCTGAAAGCCATGGTTCATGAAAACAGCATTGACTCTGATGG TCTACCACAGACACCCACCTCCCCTGGTACTCCCAGTCCTCCCATGACTCCCTTATCCCCGTTGGCGCCCCCAGGAGCCGCCAAGCACACTTGCAACCACCTTCACACCATCAGTGGCCTGGgcggccacaaaaacatctgcacCCGCTGCAGCCAGAAGAAGTGGCCTCTGATGAGGAGGCCGTCAGCTCGCAAGGCGGAGCATCGGCGCAGCCAGCACGGAGAGATCACAGTCCTGGCTgtgggcag attcCGTGTGACAAAGTTTGAAAAACCAACCAGAGAGCGGCGCACTCTGTTAATAACGGACACTAACGGGAGCGTCGCCACATCACCCACAGAGGTGGAACCCAAGAGCCGAACGACGTCCGAGTCCCAGCAG GAGCAGAGAGACAACGTGGACAAAGAGAAACGATAG